Proteins from a genomic interval of Capsicum annuum cultivar UCD-10X-F1 chromosome 4, UCD10Xv1.1, whole genome shotgun sequence:
- the LOC107867673 gene encoding vacuolar iron transporter homolog 3, whose amino-acid sequence MASNQTSTQESKFTLPMNHDLEQQQVNLDEQEETEFDYSKRSQWLRAAVLGANDGLVSTASLMMGIGAVKKDIKVMILTGFAGLVAGACSMAIGEFVSVYSQLDIEVAQMKRVKRRNNANKVQGGKEDEDEKESLPKPTHAAAASALAFSVGAIVPLLAASFIRDYQVRIGAVVAAVTLALMVFGWLGAVLGKAPALKSSARVLFGGWLAMAITYGLTKLIGSSGHGL is encoded by the coding sequence ATGGCATCAAACCAAACAAGCACTCAAGAATCGAAGTTCACTCTCCCTATGAATCACGACTTGGAGCAACAACAAGTAAACTTAGATGAACAAGAAGAAACAGAATTTGACTACTCGAAACGTTCCCAATGGCTCCGAGCAGCTGTGCTCGGAGCCAATGATGGGTTGGTATCAACCGCATCATTAATGATGGGAATTGGTGCTGTGAaaaaggacattaaggtcatgATCCTGACTGGATTCGCCGGCCTAGTCGCCGGCGCATGTTCCATGGCCATAGGAGAATTCGTCTCCGTTTATTCTCAACTTGACATAGAAGTGGCTCAAATGAAGAGAGTAAAAAGAAGAAACAATGCTAATAAAGTCCAAGGAGGAAAGGAAGACGAGGACGAGAAAGAGAGCTTGCCAAAACCAACACATGCAGCAGCAGCCTCAGCACTAGCATTTTCGGTTGGTGCAATAGTGCCATTGTTGGCTGCATCTTTTATTAGAGATTATCAAGTGAGAATTGGAGCTGTTGTTGCAGCTGTCACCTTAGCTTTGATGGTGTTCGGATGGTTAGGTGCTGTTTTAGGAAAAGCACCAGCACTCAAGTCTTCAGCTAGGGTTTTGTTTGGAGGTTGGTTGGCCATGGCTATAACTTATGGCTTAACAAAATTGATTGGTTCAAGTGGCCATGGTCTTTAA